The Dioscorea cayenensis subsp. rotundata cultivar TDr96_F1 chromosome 8, TDr96_F1_v2_PseudoChromosome.rev07_lg8_w22 25.fasta, whole genome shotgun sequence genome segment tatttttggtttaaggagGAGACAGGAAGCTCagctttattttttcatttaataaggATAAGATATTGAGAGCAAATGTTACCAAGCAAAATGCACAATAGCAAGGGTCGAGCAACAAAATTCTCACATTAAAACATGCTGGCAAACACAGAGCAAACAAATCTATACCAGTCTTAAAAGGGTACTACTCATTTTTAAACccacaaaagaaaattgaaaaatataagttttaagCAAGTTGCGCAGCATAAGCAAACTGCAAACCACATCTCCCACCGGTTACAAACCAGCAGGCCACCCTGATCTAGATCACACATGATATTTCAAGAATCATCTCCTCTCCCATGTTCTAGTTGTTAATCACTGCAGAATAATTCAGTTCAagatcaaaaataaagaaaaccagTAGGTCCTCCTACAAGATGAATTCTGGGAaatatgtgaaaagaaaaacttgaataaaaggAAAATTAGACTACCTGTTGTTGCTGATAGCCTCCATATCCTTGGTATGCTGAATAACCATACATGTTTGGATCTTGAGCAGGTGGAGGGGCATAACCATATGTATCGTACCCTTGCGGATAACCATAATAGTTGGAACCATTCCATTGGTTCTGATCTTGTTGGGGCTGAATtgtaaaacataaaatcaaaacattcaagtttactaaaaacaagaagaaaaaagacCTTTTGTTAGAACAAAAGTTAACCTGCTTATTGGGACTGCGACCCCAGGACAACCGGATATTTTGGCCTCCCAAAAGAGTTCCATGTAGAACCTTCAAAGCCTCCTCAGCATTGGCTCTGAAGGGATCATTATTTATGATGACATTAGAGTGGTTCCAATCAAGATATTAATTCATGTGAGACTCATAAAAGACTACTAAAAGCAAACCTGTTAGCAAACTGAACAAATCCACAGCGTTTGCCAGCAGGTATCTTTACATGCACCAACTCTCCATAGTTGCTGAATGTTTGGCGCAGAAGGTCTTCAGAAACATTCAGATCTAGCCCGCCAACAAATATCTGTGTCGACGATGGTTCAATCAGAATATGAATGTATACAATATTGTTAGATAAGTCTGACCATGTACTCACAGTTGTATTGTTTGGATCACTCTCCGACTCACTCCCTTGAGTTGTCTGATAGGAAGCTGCAAATAGAAACAGAATGAAACTCACTCTTTCAATAGCTTTTGCAAATACTAACAGCCCAGATGCAATTTTACAAGATTTggcaaaacacacacacacacacacacacacacacacatattgaTTACCATAggagatgtatatatatatatataggcaagaACATCTTACAATGAAAAACACCTAAAAATACTACCAAAATATAGATTGTTCACGAAATTGttaatatcaatatgaaaactCTCATACTCACTTCCAATCTTCAACAAATCTTGCTACATAAAAGAACTCACAGCCTTAAATGAGCAGAAATGTTGTaacatttttctttgaaaatcctGGCATATACATTTACCTTGATATTATAGCCTGGATGAAGCAGAAATATTATAGCATTTTCATGTTGATAAAAGTTGATCAACAACTTATGTAGCCCTGGAGACTGGCATCACAATAagatcaaagaagaaaataaaggcaTCTTCACAAGAGTATCCAAGTTACACCtctttatattattgaagatTCACAACGTTCAACATTTACTCCCAAAAGATATGCCTTCATCACAAACAAAGTGCTCCAATGTAAAGATTGACCTACTAGATCTAAAAACATTCTAGGCAGGGGCAATAAATGCTTAATAATAAGTTAAAAGTTGAAGCTTATTTTAACATGCCTGAAAACAACTTAGGCGAAATGCATTGTAACCATGGATGATTCACTGCAGCGCACACTcccaaccaaaaagaaaaagacaaaggaaaaataaaaataaaaaaagacaattttCTAAAAGCTCCTCAAACATGAAAATGCTGACACCTGGACCGATGACTAGACTGTTTCTAAAGTAAGTTCAGGACAACAAGACAGAATTGGATAAGAAACAATCATGCCATAGAAATGAAAAAATTTGCCGAGAGAAAAAAGCTTGACAATACCATTTAGACAAGTTcaactagaaaataaagaagtaagAAAATAATGGCCAATATAAGCCAACCATGAATTCTCTAAATGTAAGGATATAGAATAATTCAAGGAAAGCAAATACTTTAATCAAGAGGAACTGTGAAGGTAAATAAAGACTAAAAGAACAATTGTGAATAtaagaaaatggaaaagaataCTATGAAGGCATTGAAGGTCAAAGGAAACTAAGAACCAAGTATGACATAAACAGGAACACTGACCTAACTTTGTCATGCACTATAGGAGACATGCATCTCGGTCGAAATCAGTTCCAGGCCCTAAAAGAAGATAACCTCGTTGCACCCTGCTTTGAGAGAACATGAATTTTATAAGAGTTCATTACTTAAAATTACCTAGATTACCCCAATTTCACAAAGGAAAGCTGCCTGGAATGCAATATCTCTAAACAGCTCGAGAAGTAACAATGCTTTCTCTTTCTAAGATAATGGGAACATTAGCACTCAACTGAATAGTGGAAAATTAAACACAACACAGTGTTCATCCAACAAAGCTACTATGCAAGCATCCAAAGATGGAAACAAGTCAACCAAAGCAGCAACTATAAGGCTATTAAAACATTTGAATCAGCACATGCATTACCTTCTAATATTCCCTGCAAAATACTCAGTAAGTACTACGTAGTGGATACAAGAAATGCACAGGcacacaaaatataatatttcagAATTAAATCACATTTCCCTACCTTTTGTACCATATTGTTGCTGGGTGTCTCCACTCTTCTTGCTGGCTGCAGGCCCAATGCGCATAGCTCTTGTAGAACAGTAAACCCCATTCATTTCAGTCATTGCACGAGTTTGCTCATTTAAATCTCCAAATCTAACAAAACCATAGCCTTTAGAACGTCCAGTAACTCGGTCGGTCACAACCTTTGCTCCTTTCACAGAGGAGTAGGCATTCTTAAATATCTCTTGTAACATGTGATCAGTGACATCTGAGGCCAGATCTCCAACAAATATTGTATACTCTGCAGAATTATCACGCCTGTCACCCGCACCCAGTGAAGCCCAGTTCAGTCTATAATTTTGATCAACATTAAGCATCATTTGACCATTATATGTTTGGAGAAAATATTCTGCAATGGCATGTGACACAAATTCTAGAAAACCATAACCCTCCGATTGACCAGATTGCTTGTTGCGGATGATCTTAACAGAAAGAAGCTGCCATGATGGAGCACCACAAACCAAGAAAATAATGCACAATTCAGTTCTAACAAAAACAAGAGCAAGCAATCCCATTTTAAAGCACTAAAGCGAAATGAAACAAGTAACCCTTGCCACTGCATGTGTGCAGTGTCTAAGATATTAACAACTCACAAATAAAATAACCGGAGTAAAACACACATGAATGGTTTCTTATTTGTGACACAATTGGAAAGCCCAAAATGTTACAAACTTCACATGGAAATaggaaacaagaataaaaacaagtaactatTGATTAGGGCTCATTTAGTTGctatgaaaataacaaaataatttcaaacttAATCAGAGAAGAGGTATCCTTTAATATTTTCATGGAGACCCAAATGCATATGAAAATCCTAtcctattttcaatgaaaacgaCCTACAAATCTCATTTCACAATCTAATAGTCCTTCCCCTCAACACAACACGCCTAAAATTAAACTTCACCATAGTTCTTccctaaatttttaattatatcaacaataagCATAGAAATTCTAGCAATCAGAACATAAACCTTATTCATTACATGAAACCCTAAAGCCCAATATGTTACAAACTTCACATGGAAATaggaaacaagaataaaaacaagtaactatTGATTAGGGCTCGTTTAGTTGctatgaaaataacaaaataacttCAAATTTAAGCAGAGAAGAGGTAtcctttaatattttcataacgACCCAAATGCATGTGAAAATCCTATcctttttcaatgaaaatgacCTACGAATCTCATTTCACAATCTAATAGTCCTTCCTCCCTACACAACACGCCTAAAATTAAACTTCACCATAGTTCTTccctaaattttaattatatcaacaataCGCATAGAAATTCTAGAAATCAGAACATAAACCTTATTCATTACATGAAACCCTAAAGCCCAAAATGTTACAAACTTCACATGGAAATaggaaacaagaataaaaacaagtaactatTGATTAGGGCTCATTTAGTTGctatgaaaataacaa includes the following:
- the LOC120266961 gene encoding polyadenylate-binding protein RBP45 gives rise to the protein MQPAGGMAPPPMNQQHMAQPQQQWGMMAPPPPPQYQQPPPPMWGQQPPQIPPTQQQQQQQQYPAQYQAPQAQYQAPAAQPASSDEVRSLWIGDLQHWMDEAYLQSCFYQALQNGELLSVKIIRNKQSGQSEGYGFLEFVSHAIAEYFLQTYNGQMMLNVDQNYRLNWASLGAGDRRDNSAEYTIFVGDLASDVTDHMLQEIFKNAYSSVKGAKVVTDRVTGRSKGYGFVRFGDLNEQTRAMTEMNGVYCSTRAMRIGPAASKKSGDTQQQYGTKASYQTTQGSESESDPNNTTIFVGGLDLNVSEDLLRQTFSNYGELVHVKIPAGKRCGFVQFANRANAEEALKVLHGTLLGGQNIRLSWGRSPNKQPQQDQNQWNGSNYYGYPQGYDTYGYAPPPAQDPNMYGYSAYQGYGGYQQQQ